In Drosophila pseudoobscura strain MV-25-SWS-2005 chromosome 4, UCI_Dpse_MV25, whole genome shotgun sequence, the following proteins share a genomic window:
- the LOC117183909 gene encoding uncharacterized protein, whose protein sequence is MSARSIQMNHIIIYSQAEFCVQYSTMPTHGDLCTSEMLAFLDVEQIFNRPLKCPVPFCGSELTPIEMLTHLLMGHSPGESMLETVANCPELFHVQLNELKAGTSYVIAAIAYHGTPKVGLSTPVSPELQIVHQLPVMLVMYVTPLANKHNGIDTDNAEQTVIFYMVSPLMATEVGVQITLLDGDQDMPGQKALCQFSAHTQTGAYGLGFGEVEQLLVHMEFVFYSASSIQKLIDADPERQLHVKVVLTGEPNSLGSESHPEYPE, encoded by the exons ATGTCAGCACGATCGATTCAAATGAATCATATAATCATATATTCCCAGGCAGAATTTTGTGTGCAATATAGCACAATGCCGACCCATGGAGATCTGTGCACTAGTGAAATGTTG GCCTTTCTCGATGTGGAGCAGATCTTCAACAGACCACTGAAGTGTCCAGTGCCATTCTGTGGGTCGGAGCTGACGCCAATTGAGATGCTAACCCATCTTCTGATGGGTCACAGCCCCGGCGAGTCGATGCTGGAGACAGTGGCCAATTGCCCCGAGCTGTTTCATGTGCAGCTCAACGAACTGAAGGCCGGAACAAGCTATGTGATTGCTGCGATCGCCTACCACGGCACCCCGAAGGTGGGACTCAGCACTCCGGTGTCTCCAGAGCTGCAAATCGTCCATCAGTTGCCCGTAATGCTCGTAATGTATgtcactccgctggcaaacaaacacaacgGTATCGACACCGACAACGCGGAACAGACCGTCATCTTCTACATGGTCAGTCCGTTGATGGCCACGGAGGTGGGTGTCCAGATCACGCTCCTGGACGGCGACCAAGACATGCCTGGCCAGAAAGCCCTATGTCAGTTTTCTGCGCACACTCAGACGGGGGCTTACGGGCTCGGGTTCGGGGAGGTGGAGCAGCTCTTAGTCCACATGGAGTTCGTTTTCTATTCGGCTAGCAGCATTCAGAAGCTCATCGACGCGGACCCGGAGCGGCAGCTTCATGTTAAGGTCGTTCTGACTGGGGAACCGAACTCGTTGGGATCGGAAAGCCACCCAGAGTATCCAGAATAG